ctcataattatttgatcaaaatcagctgtaaaacccatgtcataatatacatgtaggtacagcacatataaagtcaaacaaggtggaaaatacatatcatgatattatgtcagacaaggtaactgatggcatcaatgtaactcattatgtccctcactccattgacgtattgttctttgaggcgtaacatgcgttcgtcaatgcgtacatatgtggctctcctcgggttgggtcggtcagtaagggacggttcatattcctacgtctgtggggaggttagcaatacatttgaataggcgaaacaggaataggctaaacaggaattaggcgaaacaggaataggctaaacaggaattaggcgaaacaggaataggcgaaacaggaattaggcgaaacaggaattaggcgaaacaggaataggcgaaacaggaataggcggaacaggaataggcgaaacaggaatacaccgtagTTATCGTAGGTTACCAAACATGTATATCGATAcctaataaaataaaatatatatcagtATTTAACTTTTGGTGCAACTCAATCACTGAGAATCCTCAACGGATGAGGATCAACTTCCATATCCTTTGAATACTTAAACTTCGCCGTGTCAAAGATAATAATTGATCCATTGATATCGGCAGTGTCTAACCGATAGTTATAGACGACAAAAAGTTATATCAAGCTTGGGAAGGTTACTTTAGTATGCTATCTCAATGGTTCCATCTGAATAGAAAGGACTATGTCGACCTCTTATCGGCTAAATTACAAGCTTTTCTTTGAATAAATGACCGAATTACCAATGACATGACAAAAGCATCGCTTCCACCTATTTGCCTCCGGCACCTCCTTAAATGTTTTTATCAGTGAGAAACCCTCTACATGAGTCCTGAACATCTATGGTTATTTTACCtggaaaaaacaaataaaatgttCATTCTTTCTACTCTGTCGCCGATTCCCTTTGGTTAGGCTTGGTGGCAGACGTCAGAGCCGAAACGTTTCAAGGGACAATACGTCAGTGGAAGATTGTATTCCGTCCTCCATCAAGCAGCATTCAACATGCCTGTCAATTTTACTGGGAAATGGAAGCCAGTCGAAAACATTGGGCTGGAGGACTATTTCAATAAACTTGGTAAGTCAGATAGAAGATTAATTGTTAGTTTTCTATGTTTTACCAGAGTCTTCCAAATCATATAATTTGCTAACTGGCTATATGTTAAAGCTATACTCAATGGAATCGTAAAGTTTTTTATGGTATTTTTTTACGATCTTGCCGATGAATGTAAAGGAACAAAATGCCTCCACTTCTCGATAGTAgcacatgtatatatgtatcaTAATATGTACACCTTATCCTCAATCTCCAGGAATTGGTTCAATCAAGCAAAGTGCGATCAAGGGAGCTCATAACCGCATTGATCAAAATGGAGACGACTTCAAAATTACGATCAAGGTCAACGCCGTGATTTCCAAGAAACAAGCGTTTAAGATCGGTGAAGAATTCGATGAAAAAGACCCGACTGACAAGAGCGTTAGGGTAAGTTATCAGCCATGCTGTTGCCAGCTTGTCTACCGGCactggctaatatttataaagactagtaaatgcttttactacagttttctacagagatgggcTAGAAgcgtaaatgtacatgaagtttaaagtaaaagcatttactagtcttttataaatatcagcccaTGACTACATGTAGATTCATGCCTTTCTCGGACATATACCTCTTGATTGAATATGCGAGAGGGAAGTGCATTGAAAAACCTTGTATCGGGGGACGGTTAAACCAGGACTGCATTTAGCTAATCACAATTGCATTTAGTAGCCAAAATATTTGACAGTTTTGTCAGAAAATTTCTTGCAATGAGGCGTTTTACGATAGTAGGCTATGCCATTAAAAGAGCATGAGAGAAAGATTTAAAAAATAGTTCGTTAGCATCGACATGTTGGCAACCACGCAAAAGCACAAACTGACTTGCAGCCTTCCAACGCACACACGGATGGTGCATAGGATAAGGGCAAGGAGTCTGCAGAAGACAATTGGCGATGGAACGCCAAATAAAAAAAAGCAGACTGCTCGAATTCGCTCTCGGTTCGAGAATGCACTTGGGTTCAGTGTGCATGAGTGAAGCACGAATTCAGAAGACCATATTTTAAgttatgttttcattgtttttcagGTGTTTCCGTGCATGGACGGAGATAAGCTTGTGATAACCATGAAATACAAGAACCAACCGATGAAGCAGAAAGTCACACGAGAAATGGATGGTGATGAGATGAAACTGGTAAAAAGATACTAAATGCTCAACACACCCAACCAAATCTTTTGCCATGCCATTCGCCCCTTTTTTACTTCCGGCCAGAATATAATTTACATTGGCCATCAGAAGAGACCTGTCATGCACGTTCGGCGCAGAAACAAGGCCATGATTAAGTACATGGCTTCTTATTGGCCATAACTGATCGGAAGTAACAAATTCCTCCTTGAAGAATGTAGCGAATGACATTGAAAAATTGGATGTATTTTCCAAACAAATTCCGAATTTTAAGTGTAGTTTTAAATCAATCTAAGCTATTAATTTATTGTAAGGGGTTACTGTGGCAACAACAATATTTGGCAACGAAGGCCATTTAGTGTCAATTTATATCATGAAGCCCATTTCCTGTTATTCGGATTGATAACGTACCAACTATTAATCCTCACTTTTCCTTTAGTGTATGGAACTTTTTGAAGGAGAGGAAGGCAGTGAAACACTGGTCGCTACTTGCAAGAGGAGATTCCAGAGGGAGTAGCTAGCTGCAGCAGTTGGGCATGCGAATGTGCTTAGTAAAGCGAATAAGATAAAAAGGCACTAGTTTTAGTAAGATTAAATATTGTCATTTAAGTTTTTAGAATCTGACCTACTTACAGACACTTTGGGCACAAGAGAAACATTCCCAAAAATATTGATGTCTCAGCGAGCGGACGAGTAGCACTTTATACCATCAGGTTTTTGGACTGTCAACGCCATGATTATTGATCTATCCTCTGAATAAATTTCACAGCAGTCACATTATGAGCTAAGTTCTAACGTAAAAAAGCTGATACGGGTTTATCAAGGAAATCATCACTATAAATCGTCGATCTGATCGACATACATCAAAGCTCTTTAAAAGAATATTACCACAGTCTTCTTCAGATCTCCACTCAATTCTCTCAGGCTTAAGTTGTTAATagtgtttttgttgttgctgaCAATAATAATTAGGATATCACGACCAACCTTACTGTGTTATTAGATGATTATTTAATTCGGGCAAGAGAAATATAGCAAATTTTGCATTTATAAGCCATGCGAGCTGGTGGCTTCGTCTACAGCATTAcatataaaaaaatgaaaaagaaatgctAAAAGCATTTGTCACTGGCAATCATCCGTACACACTTTCTTTGATTGATGATAAATACATCGTGTTCCCAAAATGCAGTCTAAGGTATTAAATAATCCCATTCTTACGCAATCCATGTCGATATTTCTAAGGACATGGATTGCGTAAGAATGGGATTATTTAATACCTTAGACTGCATTTTGGGAACACGATGTATTTATTATAAATCAAAGAAAGTGTGTACGGATGATTGCGAGTGACAAATGCTTTTAGCATTTCTTATTCATTTTTGTCTCAGCGAGCGGACGAGTAGCACTTTATACCATCAGGTTTTTGGACTGTCAACGCCATGATTGATGTCCTAATTGTCCTTGAattgattgaattgcaatgaaaatctaatgcaatatcaaaggagcaatatcgaagacacaacttaaaccaaccatttgtccacagactttgaccctgtggcgtgctgtatgcgtgcatataaaagtaaatcaattggtccgatagagatgatgaggcaatgtgaatatgcctcgttccttagtcagcaatatgcccctttttatacggagaagaaggagaacccagataggccttcacatgtcggcctccaaatggctcagaccaattgcactatcactactataactttaaaatgcgtgctccccctacatgtagcatgatctcgggcaaggcacttagtcgacaggcaagctagaagttcagcaccgtgagcagctccttgataaggccatgccaagttcagagtgcctcttcagatacatcaagttttgaaagctgtggtgagcacataaacataccatggtaaccttaatttgaacatcctttcataatcaagggctagctctggctaatacaacAGCCATatacaatagaccatcaatttgaccccagctccttactgcgggaaaacccaagtccagcaaccaaaagtaccaaaaatacgtttttgtttacatttgaactgcacacatgcgtttgtttacaattgcTTTCCCCGcaaaatctcgaagatcaggtgacctgcaatcgtggattgaaaataacattaacctgggttagcaggtcaacaggtacaggctgttccaatcatccccttacagccagccgttcaacaggtaatgttagtcaccccacagggagtgcaggtgattgattaagcccctgcataactaaacagcaatgacttggcttctgtgagtggtaaggagaattgacattGTCCGactaaaaatccctcattactgctccgctgaagtaaatttccgaaaacaaacataacgttgcatcaggataccatatcacctgcaaacgtgcaaaatttcgagacgaaacactacccccaaatggcactttatcgaacCGCCTTaaagtattatgatatagatcgCGCCTCATTCCATGTCGATTGACAGTTTCAATTTTAATGAATCCACCATGTCCGCAGTAAGAAAAAGTCCTGACTCCCTCCACATTCTGAAGGCCCTCACATtggcatcctgagcttcagggcctttccTATAAACTAACACATGCAAGTGGGAGGATTGGACTGACACACAGCCGGTGCGAGGACCATGCTATAAGACACTTTTGGATTTCAGAAATCAAATTTCGAAATTCTGTAGATCGTATCGTCGCCCACAGATATTGCCGCTGTGACAGTTAAAAATATTCCTTGATAGAGTGTCATGGGAACATACTAGGATTATAAGGTGTTCAAATAGTTTGCATTTTTAATCACTTGTTCTAATTTTAGGCCAAAACTGCATAAACAATATTAATGTATGTAAGTATGCTCACCTTAATAACAGCATGTTTTGGAGTGATTTCACTGGTGCCAGAGGCTTGAGAGTGCAGTGTTGGTTACGGACTTATTTATCAGATGCCCCTCTTGCGCGTTGAATGATCAGATGAGAGCATAGAAGCTAGAATCAGCTGTACAGTCCGGCTTTAACTTTATGTACCTTCTGACACTTATTTGACAATCATGTTCATCTTCACAAGCAGCAGCTGAGCGCTAATTCAATAGATCTTATGGCCCGCCCCGCTTTTTGCTGGTATTTATTCGCGCCTATTTTTCAGTACGACATTCTTGACGACATTCTCGTTATCAGGACCCGCACTTTCCGGCATAAGACCATCATCAAGAATGTTACCGTTGAGACTAGTGGTGTTAGTCCTCTGTATTTTGGTCATAGGGACCACAGGGCACGAGCGGTAAGTTCCAGTTGTTCCTCATCCTGCAGTTCCTCATAGCTCATTCCGGCCATGAATTCTTAGTGTAAATTCTTAGTGGTTTTAAAATGCAAACATATTGATGTGAACCTCAAACATTCTCATGAATACATAGAGCATGTTATTAATAACTTTGCGCACCCGCCATGCACTCTTCAGCTCAAATGAAAGTAAAACATCATGAAACGTGACGGGATGACAGTTCAGAACGCTCTCTGTCCGGCTTGATCTACCTGATAAATCAAATCCTATCAAGTTCAAAGAAAAAGCTAATTAAATTCTGTCTGAATTACTGAGGCCCATTTCGCGAATAATTAGAAAATGCTTTGGTCAAAATTTGCGGTATCTTTCAAGCCGCACATATAGCATCCAGAACTATCGAATTCGGAATTCGAATTTTCAATACGATTTATTATGAAGAATTGAAAGGGAAATGAAAAATCCCATGTTTCCCGCGGTTTCTAGTATAGTCAATTCCCGCAGGTCCTGCCGGAGGTATATTTTATCAATGATTGCAAACAAACACTGAGATGATAACGCAAGTAGATCTTGAATATGTGGTATATACGTGTAATTCTCATTCAAGTCAGGATTTAGAACAAGAGAACATAGTTTTGAGTTTTTATATATACTTTGAAATTCCTGCATGCCAACAAGTAGGAGGAAAAGAAACAAGACCTTGAggaaaactttgaaattaatattttttaccatttcattttttttataaAACCCTTTTAAACTGTGTGTCTAAAAAGATATTTGATTAAACATTTTGTTCATATTTTGTATGATATCAGAAGTTTGGAAATGATGATGAGTTTATGACCATCGACAATGCGGCATGTTATAACATGAGGTGATGTCATCGCGGGACCTCTTCGGACCAAGTGCCTGTGTGACAGACAATACATATTTTTACAGGTCAGGGAgcttccatccatccagccgCGGCAAGCCATCCAGTGGTTCTCGGTCACACAGCAGATATCAGTCAGGCAAGCCTGGGGGGAGGCATTCGTCAGGGAGCCACAGGCCCAAAAGAAACATTCACTCCGGCCGCCACGAGCGATCCGTTCGCGATCGGTCATCCAGAAGACATTAGTCAAGCAAGCCGTGGGGGAGGCATTCGTCAGGGAAATACAAGCCGGTTTGGTGGAGGCCTTCGTCAAGGAGTTTCTATTCGAGTTACTCCCCCTCAAAAAGCTACGTTCAGTCGGGATGGGCGATTCACGCTACAATAGTTGATCTTGAGAAATAATGCAACAATCGCTCATGAAGCATTGTTAGTAGAAATCTTGCTTTTAACATACAATGTAGTATCAGTCTGCAACAAATAAGCTTGAAGTTTATTGAAAACCGTTTTTTTACTCctttattatatacatgtatatctaccattgttttaaaggaCCAGTGGTAAGGGCATCATCAAAAAGCAAACCCAGCGGTTCCAGTGCGGGTTTCTACTGAATGAGATTTGGCGCGATATCTCATGCGATTTGTGCTTTGTTTGGGTGCAGCAGAATCCTTATTGTGGAACGACAAGCACTGCCGCATGCGTTAGGTTGTCGCAAAATTTTTATTGTATGACCAGATTTGATTCCTAAAGGGTATTTCCACTGAAtgcgtttatttgaaagactctggtggaATCATATACCCTCATCGTACAGCGGGTCACAGTTTCCTGTGTTCCACAGTGTTTTTGATGACCGAGACCCGGTCAATTACCACTGACAAAGGAAGGTGCGCACGTATCATGATCGATGTCCATCAGAACGATCAGTATAGATGTGATCAAAGTTCGAAATTCCATTCGAAAATATCAATACTTTCATATAAACTGAAAGCATAATTGCATTCATTAAACAACCTCTTACTACAGACAGTGAAAACCCCCGAAAGAACGTTTTAAAGCCATCTTCTCGGTAGGTCTTCCGTATACAGTCTAAAGTTCCATTGTATCTCACGCCAAGGCTGTCTGCTACTATCCTGGTCCGTATGACGTCCCATGGCATAATGGCGGTCCACAAGACAGCTCCAGCAATGCCGCCTGCAAGACATCCAATGACGATTCCATTCGGCCTAAATAGAGAGTACGAACATAATCTTTCCCGCAAGAATATGAACGCCGGGATGAAGGTTATACTGGTGGGTATTTGCATGATCAAATTGATGGCCAGGCCCCGGTATAGACCGCGCAGACCCTTGCTTTGGTAGACGTCTTCCAGGCAGCAGAGTGATCCCTTGTAATACACCCGAGAGCCATGTTTGGCGCGCTCTGGAACCAGGTAAAGAACAACGTATAATCGGTATATATCATCAACAACAGTGGCTGGGTTTGGCTTCATAAATATCACAGTTCTCCTGCCGTAAAAACACTTAAACGTTTAAGACGAGATCACAAACTTTATACTGGGTTACAGTAAAGACCATGGCTGATTGCCGACACCCGATGGGAACAAAAAGGCTGATGATGAGGGTAGACCTTTATTTAGAATGTGGAAAAATGAAACTGCTCTATAGCCCATGTGATCGTTTTCTTAAGTCGCGCACTACTACGCGGGGCGGAACACCAATGCCGGTCACTGACCGGTTAGCTGATCCCATCTCTGCCACGAAAACCTTGGGACGACCTTTCGCTCTTTTTACAACACTTGGGATCTCCAAACACGAAACTTACGTTTGTTTCCGGCTTGTGTTTGTAACGTCGACTTAATGACATCAAGCGGACACCGAATGATGAGTGACGAAACCCCTCCGACATAACCAGCAACCATGTGATCTGTGTAAGCCAACTTTGAAGTATTTCGCCATTTTATTATCTCTTTCAGTACCTGGCTATAAACGCCAAAATATATCGAGAATTGGATGGAGTTGTTGTACAGAGGCATGGACAACCCTCTGAAGAAACCAGTAAACTGAAATATAAGCATGACAATTGCCTGCACGATATTAACTGTACGCCCTATTCCCAGGAACTATACTGTTACAACAACGGAATTAACAAGCTTCAAGGCAAAATACTTCCATAATAATACTTTTTGAAAGATTCTGATCAGGGTTAGCATGACAGGACTGGGAGAGTCGCTCTCAGCCTTCAGTTTAGAGGACTTGCTTTTCTGTCCCGGCAGTTACCGCTGTGG
This is a stretch of genomic DNA from Lineus longissimus chromosome 2, tnLinLong1.2, whole genome shotgun sequence. It encodes these proteins:
- the LOC135503123 gene encoding fatty acid-binding protein, heart-like encodes the protein MPVNFTGKWKPVENIGLEDYFNKLGIGSIKQSAIKGAHNRIDQNGDDFKITIKVNAVISKKQAFKIGEEFDEKDPTDKSVRVFPCMDGDKLVITMKYKNQPMKQKVTREMDGDEMKLCMELFEGEEGSETLVATCKRRFQRE